The DNA window TTCAGCCGATGAATGTTAACTTTGGGTTATTCCCGGAGCTAGGTGAACGGATTCGTTCGAAACAAGAACGTGCTGAAAGACACGCAAACCGTGCACTCGAATCAATTCAAAATTATATGAATACAGTAACGGTTTAATTGATAAAAGCCTCTAAATGTTGTTATAATTTAGAGGCTTTTCTATTTGGTGAAAGGTGGAGCACATATGGAGAAAGAAAAGATGCTTGAATCCTTTATGACCTATATTCAATTAGAGAAAAATTATTCAGAACACACTGTCCACCATTATGAACATGATTTGGCGGATTTTTTTCTGTTTTTGAATGCTGAAGGCGTACCTAACATTAGAGAAGTTGAGTATATACATGCCCGAAACTATATGACAAAGCTATATGATGCCAAGTTGTCTAGAACGACGGTTTCTAGGAAAATTTCTGCGATTCGATCATTTTTCCGTTACGGCAATCGTGAGTTTGGACTAGATGAAGCTGCATTTAGATCTCTCTACCATCCAAAAAAAGAAGAACGTCTCCCACAATTTTTTTATGAAGAAGAGCTTGCGCAGCTTTTTAAGTCCGTTCTAGGTGAAGACAAATTATCAGTACGCAATACCGCGCTCTTAGAATTGTTGTACGCGACAGGAATGCGAGTCAGCGAGTGCGTCTCTATTCGCTTAGGTGATTTAGACCAAGCCATACAGATTGTCAAGGTGATGGGCAAAGGCAGAAAAGAACGTTACATCCCTTATGGGCAATTCGCACAAGACGCGTTGGAACATTATATGGAAGATGCGCGTCCTAAACTGATGAAGAATCAAAAACACGATTACTTATTTGTAAATAGCCGGGGAGAGGCAGTAACCGATCGTGGAGTTCGCCACATTTTGAGCGAATGCATGAAAAAGGCTTCTGTCAATTCTTCAATCTATCCGCACATGATTCGCCACAGTTTTGCAACTCACTTAATAAACAACGGAGCCGACATTCGGACCGTCCAAGAACTGCTTGGGCATTCCCACTTGAGTTCTACACAAGTTTACACGCATGTGACGAAAGAACATTTGCGCAATACGTATTTAAATTCACACCCGCGAGCTTAGAGAGGAGAATTTCACAATGCAAGAATTCCATGCAACTACGATATTCGCTGTTCGCCACAATGGCCAATGCGCCATGTCAGGCGACGGTCAAGTAACATTTGGTAATGCTGTTGTCATGAAGCACACAGCCAGAAAGGTACGGAAACTTTATAACGGACAAGTTCTGACTGGATTTGCAGGGTCAGTCGCAGACGCTTTTACTCTCTTCGAAATGTTCGAAGGAAAACTGACTGAGTACAACGGCAACTTGCAACGAGCAGCTGTCGAATTAGCAAAACAATGGCGCGGAGACAAAATGCTTCGTCAATTAGAAGCAATGCTCATCATTATGAACAAAGATGAATTGTTGCTCGTTTCAGGTACTGGAGAAGTAATTGAACCTGATGATGGAATTTTAGCAATCGGTTCGGGCGGCAACTACGCACTAGCAGCAGGGCGGGCGTTAAAGAAATATGCAGGTGATCATTTTACAGCTGCAGAAATTGCAAAATCGGCTTTAGAAACAGCCGCAGATATTTGTGTTTATACAAATCATCAAATTGTTGTGGAGGAATTGTCCGAATGAAAAATCAATCAGATTTAACGCCAAGACAAATTACTGACCACTTAGATCGTTATATCGTTGGTCAAAAAGACGCAAAACGTTCCATAGCAATCGCTTTGCGTAATCGCTACAGAAGAAGCCGTTTGGACGAAGAAATGCGTGGAGAAGTTATTCCGAAAAACATTTTAATGATCGGACCTACAGGCGTCGGAAAAACAGAAATTGCTCGCAGAATTGCTAAATTGACCGGGGCACCATTTATCAAAGTCGAAGCAACCAAGTTTACAGAAGTTGGCTATGTGGGTCGGGATGTCGAGTCGATGGTTCGTGACTTGGTCGAGGCAGCTGTTCGTATTGTCAAAGAGGAAAAGTTTGAAGCAGTTCAATTTCAAGCAGAGTCGGCGGCTAATGAACGAATTGTAAAATTGTTAGCTCCCTCGATGCGTAAAAAACAAGCAAACCAAAATCCGTTAGAAATGCTATTTGGTCAGAAGCTTGAACAAGAAGAAGAAGAAGAACCGACTGCAGAAGTTGAAGTTCGTGTGAAAAGAAGAGAAATCGCTGCGGACTTAAAAGCAGGTAAGTTAGAAGATGAGTGGATAACCGTAGAAGTAGTTGAAAATTCAAATTCTATGTTTGATGCATTGCAAGGTTCG is part of the Planococcus kocurii genome and encodes:
- the xerC gene encoding tyrosine recombinase XerC, yielding MEKEKMLESFMTYIQLEKNYSEHTVHHYEHDLADFFLFLNAEGVPNIREVEYIHARNYMTKLYDAKLSRTTVSRKISAIRSFFRYGNREFGLDEAAFRSLYHPKKEERLPQFFYEEELAQLFKSVLGEDKLSVRNTALLELLYATGMRVSECVSIRLGDLDQAIQIVKVMGKGRKERYIPYGQFAQDALEHYMEDARPKLMKNQKHDYLFVNSRGEAVTDRGVRHILSECMKKASVNSSIYPHMIRHSFATHLINNGADIRTVQELLGHSHLSSTQVYTHVTKEHLRNTYLNSHPRA
- the hslV gene encoding ATP-dependent protease subunit HslV; protein product: MQEFHATTIFAVRHNGQCAMSGDGQVTFGNAVVMKHTARKVRKLYNGQVLTGFAGSVADAFTLFEMFEGKLTEYNGNLQRAAVELAKQWRGDKMLRQLEAMLIIMNKDELLLVSGTGEVIEPDDGILAIGSGGNYALAAGRALKKYAGDHFTAAEIAKSALETAADICVYTNHQIVVEELSE